One window from the genome of Megalobrama amblycephala isolate DHTTF-2021 linkage group LG4, ASM1881202v1, whole genome shotgun sequence encodes:
- the nos2a gene encoding nitric oxide synthase 2a, inducible isoform X1: MVVSPVCGFICLWTEVLRQKPTVKSRMGKQFQTTTVEKDKPTVQSKQLSVDRPVRCPFAVHLRNYKDGSTLQDTLHHRAAKNTPCNSKTCEGSIMNPKSLIRGHSKITPSSDDILTQAVDFIDQYYKSFKISNPTEHQARIERVTLEITLTGSYSLTTDELAFGAKQAWRNAPRCIGRIQWANLQLFDARQCKTAEDMFHALCTHLKYATNGGNLRSAITVFPQRTDGDHDFRVWNGQLIKYAGYQMEDGSVIGDPAGVEFTQVCIQLGWKPKYGRFDVLPLVLQANGEDPELFEIPPELILEVPIEHPEYEWFKDLNLKWYAVPAVANMLMEIGGLEFTACPFNGWYMGTEIGVRDFCDSQRYNILERVGQLMGLETRKLSSLWKDQALVAINVAVIHSFQKSKVTITDHHSASESFMQHLETEVRLRGGCPADWVWLVPPMSGSLTPVYHQEMLNYILSPFFFYQADAWLTHKWKDEKKGLWRRKVNFKGLIRAVFFSQVLIKAVMAKRVRCTVLYATETGKSLTFAKKLNTMLSRAFDSRLVCMEDYDLGELETESLLMVVTSTFGNGESPGNGVSFRKQLFSLQNLKNNVRYSVFGLGSRVYPQFCAFAHDVDDKLADLGAKRLTATGEGDELNGQDEAFSAWACTAFKDACEEFNIKTKLKSVEQQSDGWEPQRYRLQHDSCALDQIKALSALHSKTMFPMTLKRRQKLQSAQSSRSTILVELMTDGNTEALNFAAGDHVGIFPENSAELVNGIVKHLPDAPPINQSLHLESLSDSSPEEMRWQTDERIPACTLVQALTYFLDVTTPPSQSLLRKLSTVAGQEEDRKRLEALASDFQEYSTWKDFYRPTFLEVLEEFPSLKVPTTFLLSQIPLLKPRLYSVSSSLDRHPNELHLTVSVVEYHTQGGKGPMHFGTCSTWLNTIKRGHTVPCFIHRSGGFHLPEDPRTPVILIGAGSGIAPFRSFWQQRMHDTKKTGLQMTPMTLLFGCRDSQTDHLYKVETLKLRLDGILDNVNTAYSRQPGKQKMYVQDVLREQLSEKALEVLHKNAGHLYVCGGMNMARDVASTLQDILVNKTGMTITEAGEYLERLKVEKRYHEDIFGA; the protein is encoded by the exons GTACTGAGACAGAAACCCACTGTCAAAAG CAGGATGGGAAAACAATTCCAAACCACAACTGTTGAAAAAGACAAACCGACTGTGCAGTCTAAG CAGTTATCAGTCGATCGCCCAGTTCGATGTCCATTCGCTGTTCATTTGCGAAACTATAAGGATGGCTCGACCCTTCAGGATACGCTGCATCACAGAGCAGCTAAG AATACACCATGCAATTCCAAAACTTGCGAGGGCTCCATAATGAATCCCAAATCTCTGATACGTGGTCATTCCAAAATCACACCTTCCTCAGATGACATCCTCACTCAGGCAGTGGATTTCATCGACCAGTACTACAAATCATTCAAAAT CTCCAATCCAACGGAGCACCAGGCTCGGATTGAAAGGGTCACGCTGGAGATCACCCTGACCGGGTCCTACTCACTCACTACAGATGAACTCGCTTTTGGAGCCAAACAAGCATGGAGAAACGCCCCGAGGTGCATTGGCAGGATCCAGTGGGCTAATTTACAG CTTTTCGATGCGCGTCAGTGCAAGACCGCCGAGGACATGTTTCATGCCTTGTGTACTCATCTTAAGTATGCTACTAATGGAGGAAACTTGAG GTCTGCCATCACTGTGTTCCCTCAAAGAACAGATGGAGATCATGATTTCCGGGTATGGAACGGTCAGCTTATAAAGTACGCTGGCTATCAGATGGAAGATGGTAGTGTGATCGGGGACCCAGCAGGTGTGGAGTTTACACAG GTGTGTATTCAGCTAGGATGGAAACCAAAGTATGGTCGCTTTGATGTGCTCCCACTAGTCCTGCAGGCGAATGGAGAGGACCCTGAACTTTTTGAAATTCCTCCAGAACTGATTCTGGAGGTCCCAATAGAGCATCCAGA GTATGAATGGTTCAAAGATCTAAACCTCAAGTGGTATGCAGTTCCTGCAGTGGCCAACATGCTCATGGAAATCGGTGGTCTGGAATTCACAGCATGTCCGTTCAACGGCTGGTACATGGGCACAGAGATTGGAGTGAGGGACTTCTGTGACAGCCAGCGCTACAACATTTTGGAG CGCGTTGGCCAACTAATGGGCTTAGAGACACGCAAGCTGTCTTCACTGTGGAAAGACCAGGCACTCGTGGCTATCAATGTTGCAGTGATTCATAGTTTTCAG AAAAGTAAGGTCACTATCACGGACCATCATTCAGCAAGCGAGTCCTTCATGCAGCACTTGGAGACAGAAGTTCGTCTGCGTGGAGGTTGTCCAGCTGATTGGGTGTGGCTGGTCCCGCCCATGTCTGGCTCCCTCACCCCCGTGTACCATCAGGAGATGCTCAACTACATCCTTTCTCCATTTTTCTTTTATCAG GCTGATGCGTGGCTAACACacaaatggaaagatgagaaGAAAGGACTTTGGAGACGTAAGGTCAACTTCAAAGGACTAATAAG AGCAGTGTTTTTTTCTCAAGTACTCATCAAAGCAGTCATGGCCAAGAGAGTGCGTTGCACTGTTCTCTATGCCACCGAAACAGGGAAGTCACTGACTTTTGCCAAAAAACTGAACACCATGCTCAGCCGTGCCTTCGACTCCAGG CTGGTATGCATGGAGGACTATGATCTCGGTGAGCTTGAGACAGAGAGCCTTCTGATGGTCGTCACCAGTACTTTCGGCAATGGGGAAAGTCCAGGAAATGGAGTG AGCTTCAGGAAGCAGCTTTTCAGCTTGCAAAACTTGAAAAACAATGTCAG GTACAGTGTGTTTGGCCTTGGCTCACGCGTGTACCCACAGTTCTGTGCTTTTGCCCATGATGTGGATGACAAGCTTGCTGATCTGGGGGCCAAGCGTCTGACTGCCACAGGGGAGGGAGATGAACTTAACGGGCAGGATGAGGCTTTCTCTGCCTGGGCTTGCACTGCTTTTAAG GATGCATGTGAGGAGTTCAACATTAAAACAAAGCTGAAGAGTGTTGAGCAACAGTCGGATGGCTGGGAACCACAGAGATACAGACTTCAGCATGACAGTTGCGCTCTGGACCAAATTAAAG CACTGTCTGCTCTTCACTCTAAAACTATGTTTCCTATGACACTGAAAAGAAGGCAGAAACTGCAGAGCGCTCAGTCAAG TCGTTCTACTATCCTGGTTGAGCTGATGACGGATGGAAACACAGAAGCCTTGAACTTTGCCGCTGGAGATCATGTGGGGATTTTTCCTGAGAATTCTGCAGAGTTGGTGAATGGTATTGTGAAGCATCTCCCAGATGCCCCTCCTATTAACCAGAGCCTTCACTTGGAGTCCCTCTCTGACTCTAGCCCTG AGGAAATGAGATGGCAGACAGATGAGCGTATCCCTGCTTGCACTCTGGTCCAGGCTCTTACATACTTCCTTGATGTCACGACTCCACCATCACAAAGTCTGCTGCGCAAACTCTCTACAGTGGCTGGTCAAGAAGAGGATCGCAAACGGCTTGAGGCACTTGCATCG GATTTCCAGGAATATTCTACATGGAAAGATTTCTACAGGCCCACCTTCTTGGAGGTGCTTGAAGAATTTCCCTCTCTAAAAGTCCCTACCACCTTCCTTCTCAGCCAGATTCCTCTGCTGAAGCCCCGTCTGTACTCTGTCAGCTCCTCATTGGACCGTCATCCGAATGAGCTGCACCTCACGGTGTCTGTGGTGGAGTACCACACCCAGG GAGGAAAGGGCCCTATGCATTTTGGCACCTGCAGCACATGGCTTAACACCATCAAAAGAGGACACACAGTTCCCTGCTTCATCCACCG CTCGGGTGGGTTTCATCTCCCAGAAGACCCCAGAACTCCAGTTATTCTGATAGGGGCTGGCAGTGGTATTGCTCCTTTCCGCAGCTTCTGGCAACAGCGCATGCACGACACGAAAAAGACAG GTCTGCAAATGACTCCTATGACACTGCTGTTTGGGTGCCGTGATTCACAAACAGACCATCTGTATAAAGTAGAAACACTGAAGTTGAGACTTGATGGCATTCTGGACAACGTCAATACAGCTTATTCTCGCCAACCTGGTAAACAAAAG ATGTATGTACAGGATGTCTTGAGGGAGCAGCTATCTGAAAAGGCCTTGGAGGTTCTACACAAGAACGCAGGTCATCTGTATGTCTGCGGCGGCATGAACATGGCTCGTGATGTTGCTAGCACTTTGCAAGATATCCTGGTGAATAAAACAGGCATGACCATCACAGAAGCTGGAGAATATCTGGAGAGGTTGAAG GTGGAGAAGAGAtaccatgaagatatttttggaGCCTAA
- the nos2a gene encoding nitric oxide synthase 2a, inducible isoform X5, which translates to MGKQFQTTTVEKDKPTVQSKQLSVDRPVRCPFAVHLRNYKDGSTLQDTLHHRAAKNTPCNSKTCEGSIMNPKSLIRGHSKITPSSDDILTQAVDFIDQYYKSFKISNPTEHQARIERVTLEITLTGSYSLTTDELAFGAKQAWRNAPRCIGRIQWANLQLFDARQCKTAEDMFHALCTHLKYATNGGNLRSAITVFPQRTDGDHDFRVWNGQLIKYAGYQMEDGSVIGDPAGVEFTQVCIQLGWKPKYGRFDVLPLVLQANGEDPELFEIPPELILEVPIEHPEYEWFKDLNLKWYAVPAVANMLMEIGGLEFTACPFNGWYMGTEIGVRDFCDSQRYNILERVGQLMGLETRKLSSLWKDQALVAINVAVIHSFQKSKVTITDHHSASESFMQHLETEVRLRGGCPADWVWLVPPMSGSLTPVYHQEMLNYILSPFFFYQADAWLTHKWKDEKKGLWRRKVNFKGLIRAVFFSQVLIKAVMAKRVRCTVLYATETGKSLTFAKKLNTMLSRAFDSRLVCMEDYDLGELETESLLMVVTSTFGNGESPGNGVSFRKQLFSLQNLKNNVRYSVFGLGSRVYPQFCAFAHDVDDKLADLGAKRLTATGEGDELNGQDEAFSAWACTAFKDACEEFNIKTKLKSVEQQSDGWEPQRYRLQHDSCALDQIKALSALHSKTMFPMTLKRRQKLQSAQSSRSTILVELMTDGNTEALNFAAGDHVGIFPENSAELVNGIVKHLPDAPPINQSLHLESLSDSSPEEMRWQTDERIPACTLVQALTYFLDVTTPPSQSLLRKLSTVAGQEEDRKRLEALASDFQEYSTWKDFYRPTFLEVLEEFPSLKVPTTFLLSQIPLLKPRLYSVSSSLDRHPNELHLTVSVVEYHTQGGKGPMHFGTCSTWLNTIKRGHTVPCFIHRSGGFHLPEDPRTPVILIGAGSGIAPFRSFWQQRMHDTKKTGLQMTPMTLLFGCRDSQTDHLYKVETLKLRLDGILDNVNTAYSRQPGKQKMYVQDVLREQLSEKALEVLHKNAGHLYVCGGMNMARDVASTLQDILVNKTGMTITEAGEYLERLKVEKRYHEDIFGA; encoded by the exons ATGGGAAAACAATTCCAAACCACAACTGTTGAAAAAGACAAACCGACTGTGCAGTCTAAG CAGTTATCAGTCGATCGCCCAGTTCGATGTCCATTCGCTGTTCATTTGCGAAACTATAAGGATGGCTCGACCCTTCAGGATACGCTGCATCACAGAGCAGCTAAG AATACACCATGCAATTCCAAAACTTGCGAGGGCTCCATAATGAATCCCAAATCTCTGATACGTGGTCATTCCAAAATCACACCTTCCTCAGATGACATCCTCACTCAGGCAGTGGATTTCATCGACCAGTACTACAAATCATTCAAAAT CTCCAATCCAACGGAGCACCAGGCTCGGATTGAAAGGGTCACGCTGGAGATCACCCTGACCGGGTCCTACTCACTCACTACAGATGAACTCGCTTTTGGAGCCAAACAAGCATGGAGAAACGCCCCGAGGTGCATTGGCAGGATCCAGTGGGCTAATTTACAG CTTTTCGATGCGCGTCAGTGCAAGACCGCCGAGGACATGTTTCATGCCTTGTGTACTCATCTTAAGTATGCTACTAATGGAGGAAACTTGAG GTCTGCCATCACTGTGTTCCCTCAAAGAACAGATGGAGATCATGATTTCCGGGTATGGAACGGTCAGCTTATAAAGTACGCTGGCTATCAGATGGAAGATGGTAGTGTGATCGGGGACCCAGCAGGTGTGGAGTTTACACAG GTGTGTATTCAGCTAGGATGGAAACCAAAGTATGGTCGCTTTGATGTGCTCCCACTAGTCCTGCAGGCGAATGGAGAGGACCCTGAACTTTTTGAAATTCCTCCAGAACTGATTCTGGAGGTCCCAATAGAGCATCCAGA GTATGAATGGTTCAAAGATCTAAACCTCAAGTGGTATGCAGTTCCTGCAGTGGCCAACATGCTCATGGAAATCGGTGGTCTGGAATTCACAGCATGTCCGTTCAACGGCTGGTACATGGGCACAGAGATTGGAGTGAGGGACTTCTGTGACAGCCAGCGCTACAACATTTTGGAG CGCGTTGGCCAACTAATGGGCTTAGAGACACGCAAGCTGTCTTCACTGTGGAAAGACCAGGCACTCGTGGCTATCAATGTTGCAGTGATTCATAGTTTTCAG AAAAGTAAGGTCACTATCACGGACCATCATTCAGCAAGCGAGTCCTTCATGCAGCACTTGGAGACAGAAGTTCGTCTGCGTGGAGGTTGTCCAGCTGATTGGGTGTGGCTGGTCCCGCCCATGTCTGGCTCCCTCACCCCCGTGTACCATCAGGAGATGCTCAACTACATCCTTTCTCCATTTTTCTTTTATCAG GCTGATGCGTGGCTAACACacaaatggaaagatgagaaGAAAGGACTTTGGAGACGTAAGGTCAACTTCAAAGGACTAATAAG AGCAGTGTTTTTTTCTCAAGTACTCATCAAAGCAGTCATGGCCAAGAGAGTGCGTTGCACTGTTCTCTATGCCACCGAAACAGGGAAGTCACTGACTTTTGCCAAAAAACTGAACACCATGCTCAGCCGTGCCTTCGACTCCAGG CTGGTATGCATGGAGGACTATGATCTCGGTGAGCTTGAGACAGAGAGCCTTCTGATGGTCGTCACCAGTACTTTCGGCAATGGGGAAAGTCCAGGAAATGGAGTG AGCTTCAGGAAGCAGCTTTTCAGCTTGCAAAACTTGAAAAACAATGTCAG GTACAGTGTGTTTGGCCTTGGCTCACGCGTGTACCCACAGTTCTGTGCTTTTGCCCATGATGTGGATGACAAGCTTGCTGATCTGGGGGCCAAGCGTCTGACTGCCACAGGGGAGGGAGATGAACTTAACGGGCAGGATGAGGCTTTCTCTGCCTGGGCTTGCACTGCTTTTAAG GATGCATGTGAGGAGTTCAACATTAAAACAAAGCTGAAGAGTGTTGAGCAACAGTCGGATGGCTGGGAACCACAGAGATACAGACTTCAGCATGACAGTTGCGCTCTGGACCAAATTAAAG CACTGTCTGCTCTTCACTCTAAAACTATGTTTCCTATGACACTGAAAAGAAGGCAGAAACTGCAGAGCGCTCAGTCAAG TCGTTCTACTATCCTGGTTGAGCTGATGACGGATGGAAACACAGAAGCCTTGAACTTTGCCGCTGGAGATCATGTGGGGATTTTTCCTGAGAATTCTGCAGAGTTGGTGAATGGTATTGTGAAGCATCTCCCAGATGCCCCTCCTATTAACCAGAGCCTTCACTTGGAGTCCCTCTCTGACTCTAGCCCTG AGGAAATGAGATGGCAGACAGATGAGCGTATCCCTGCTTGCACTCTGGTCCAGGCTCTTACATACTTCCTTGATGTCACGACTCCACCATCACAAAGTCTGCTGCGCAAACTCTCTACAGTGGCTGGTCAAGAAGAGGATCGCAAACGGCTTGAGGCACTTGCATCG GATTTCCAGGAATATTCTACATGGAAAGATTTCTACAGGCCCACCTTCTTGGAGGTGCTTGAAGAATTTCCCTCTCTAAAAGTCCCTACCACCTTCCTTCTCAGCCAGATTCCTCTGCTGAAGCCCCGTCTGTACTCTGTCAGCTCCTCATTGGACCGTCATCCGAATGAGCTGCACCTCACGGTGTCTGTGGTGGAGTACCACACCCAGG GAGGAAAGGGCCCTATGCATTTTGGCACCTGCAGCACATGGCTTAACACCATCAAAAGAGGACACACAGTTCCCTGCTTCATCCACCG CTCGGGTGGGTTTCATCTCCCAGAAGACCCCAGAACTCCAGTTATTCTGATAGGGGCTGGCAGTGGTATTGCTCCTTTCCGCAGCTTCTGGCAACAGCGCATGCACGACACGAAAAAGACAG GTCTGCAAATGACTCCTATGACACTGCTGTTTGGGTGCCGTGATTCACAAACAGACCATCTGTATAAAGTAGAAACACTGAAGTTGAGACTTGATGGCATTCTGGACAACGTCAATACAGCTTATTCTCGCCAACCTGGTAAACAAAAG ATGTATGTACAGGATGTCTTGAGGGAGCAGCTATCTGAAAAGGCCTTGGAGGTTCTACACAAGAACGCAGGTCATCTGTATGTCTGCGGCGGCATGAACATGGCTCGTGATGTTGCTAGCACTTTGCAAGATATCCTGGTGAATAAAACAGGCATGACCATCACAGAAGCTGGAGAATATCTGGAGAGGTTGAAG GTGGAGAAGAGAtaccatgaagatatttttggaGCCTAA
- the nos2a gene encoding nitric oxide synthase 2a, inducible isoform X6: protein MGKQFQTTTVEKDKPTVQSKLSVDRPVRCPFAVHLRNYKDGSTLQDTLHHRAAKNTPCNSKTCEGSIMNPKSLIRGHSKITPSSDDILTQAVDFIDQYYKSFKISNPTEHQARIERVTLEITLTGSYSLTTDELAFGAKQAWRNAPRCIGRIQWANLQLFDARQCKTAEDMFHALCTHLKYATNGGNLRSAITVFPQRTDGDHDFRVWNGQLIKYAGYQMEDGSVIGDPAGVEFTQVCIQLGWKPKYGRFDVLPLVLQANGEDPELFEIPPELILEVPIEHPEYEWFKDLNLKWYAVPAVANMLMEIGGLEFTACPFNGWYMGTEIGVRDFCDSQRYNILERVGQLMGLETRKLSSLWKDQALVAINVAVIHSFQKSKVTITDHHSASESFMQHLETEVRLRGGCPADWVWLVPPMSGSLTPVYHQEMLNYILSPFFFYQADAWLTHKWKDEKKGLWRRKVNFKGLIRAVFFSQVLIKAVMAKRVRCTVLYATETGKSLTFAKKLNTMLSRAFDSRLVCMEDYDLGELETESLLMVVTSTFGNGESPGNGVSFRKQLFSLQNLKNNVRYSVFGLGSRVYPQFCAFAHDVDDKLADLGAKRLTATGEGDELNGQDEAFSAWACTAFKDACEEFNIKTKLKSVEQQSDGWEPQRYRLQHDSCALDQIKALSALHSKTMFPMTLKRRQKLQSAQSSRSTILVELMTDGNTEALNFAAGDHVGIFPENSAELVNGIVKHLPDAPPINQSLHLESLSDSSPEEMRWQTDERIPACTLVQALTYFLDVTTPPSQSLLRKLSTVAGQEEDRKRLEALASDFQEYSTWKDFYRPTFLEVLEEFPSLKVPTTFLLSQIPLLKPRLYSVSSSLDRHPNELHLTVSVVEYHTQGGKGPMHFGTCSTWLNTIKRGHTVPCFIHRSGGFHLPEDPRTPVILIGAGSGIAPFRSFWQQRMHDTKKTGLQMTPMTLLFGCRDSQTDHLYKVETLKLRLDGILDNVNTAYSRQPGKQKMYVQDVLREQLSEKALEVLHKNAGHLYVCGGMNMARDVASTLQDILVNKTGMTITEAGEYLERLKVEKRYHEDIFGA from the exons ATGGGAAAACAATTCCAAACCACAACTGTTGAAAAAGACAAACCGACTGTGCAGTCTAAG TTATCAGTCGATCGCCCAGTTCGATGTCCATTCGCTGTTCATTTGCGAAACTATAAGGATGGCTCGACCCTTCAGGATACGCTGCATCACAGAGCAGCTAAG AATACACCATGCAATTCCAAAACTTGCGAGGGCTCCATAATGAATCCCAAATCTCTGATACGTGGTCATTCCAAAATCACACCTTCCTCAGATGACATCCTCACTCAGGCAGTGGATTTCATCGACCAGTACTACAAATCATTCAAAAT CTCCAATCCAACGGAGCACCAGGCTCGGATTGAAAGGGTCACGCTGGAGATCACCCTGACCGGGTCCTACTCACTCACTACAGATGAACTCGCTTTTGGAGCCAAACAAGCATGGAGAAACGCCCCGAGGTGCATTGGCAGGATCCAGTGGGCTAATTTACAG CTTTTCGATGCGCGTCAGTGCAAGACCGCCGAGGACATGTTTCATGCCTTGTGTACTCATCTTAAGTATGCTACTAATGGAGGAAACTTGAG GTCTGCCATCACTGTGTTCCCTCAAAGAACAGATGGAGATCATGATTTCCGGGTATGGAACGGTCAGCTTATAAAGTACGCTGGCTATCAGATGGAAGATGGTAGTGTGATCGGGGACCCAGCAGGTGTGGAGTTTACACAG GTGTGTATTCAGCTAGGATGGAAACCAAAGTATGGTCGCTTTGATGTGCTCCCACTAGTCCTGCAGGCGAATGGAGAGGACCCTGAACTTTTTGAAATTCCTCCAGAACTGATTCTGGAGGTCCCAATAGAGCATCCAGA GTATGAATGGTTCAAAGATCTAAACCTCAAGTGGTATGCAGTTCCTGCAGTGGCCAACATGCTCATGGAAATCGGTGGTCTGGAATTCACAGCATGTCCGTTCAACGGCTGGTACATGGGCACAGAGATTGGAGTGAGGGACTTCTGTGACAGCCAGCGCTACAACATTTTGGAG CGCGTTGGCCAACTAATGGGCTTAGAGACACGCAAGCTGTCTTCACTGTGGAAAGACCAGGCACTCGTGGCTATCAATGTTGCAGTGATTCATAGTTTTCAG AAAAGTAAGGTCACTATCACGGACCATCATTCAGCAAGCGAGTCCTTCATGCAGCACTTGGAGACAGAAGTTCGTCTGCGTGGAGGTTGTCCAGCTGATTGGGTGTGGCTGGTCCCGCCCATGTCTGGCTCCCTCACCCCCGTGTACCATCAGGAGATGCTCAACTACATCCTTTCTCCATTTTTCTTTTATCAG GCTGATGCGTGGCTAACACacaaatggaaagatgagaaGAAAGGACTTTGGAGACGTAAGGTCAACTTCAAAGGACTAATAAG AGCAGTGTTTTTTTCTCAAGTACTCATCAAAGCAGTCATGGCCAAGAGAGTGCGTTGCACTGTTCTCTATGCCACCGAAACAGGGAAGTCACTGACTTTTGCCAAAAAACTGAACACCATGCTCAGCCGTGCCTTCGACTCCAGG CTGGTATGCATGGAGGACTATGATCTCGGTGAGCTTGAGACAGAGAGCCTTCTGATGGTCGTCACCAGTACTTTCGGCAATGGGGAAAGTCCAGGAAATGGAGTG AGCTTCAGGAAGCAGCTTTTCAGCTTGCAAAACTTGAAAAACAATGTCAG GTACAGTGTGTTTGGCCTTGGCTCACGCGTGTACCCACAGTTCTGTGCTTTTGCCCATGATGTGGATGACAAGCTTGCTGATCTGGGGGCCAAGCGTCTGACTGCCACAGGGGAGGGAGATGAACTTAACGGGCAGGATGAGGCTTTCTCTGCCTGGGCTTGCACTGCTTTTAAG GATGCATGTGAGGAGTTCAACATTAAAACAAAGCTGAAGAGTGTTGAGCAACAGTCGGATGGCTGGGAACCACAGAGATACAGACTTCAGCATGACAGTTGCGCTCTGGACCAAATTAAAG CACTGTCTGCTCTTCACTCTAAAACTATGTTTCCTATGACACTGAAAAGAAGGCAGAAACTGCAGAGCGCTCAGTCAAG TCGTTCTACTATCCTGGTTGAGCTGATGACGGATGGAAACACAGAAGCCTTGAACTTTGCCGCTGGAGATCATGTGGGGATTTTTCCTGAGAATTCTGCAGAGTTGGTGAATGGTATTGTGAAGCATCTCCCAGATGCCCCTCCTATTAACCAGAGCCTTCACTTGGAGTCCCTCTCTGACTCTAGCCCTG AGGAAATGAGATGGCAGACAGATGAGCGTATCCCTGCTTGCACTCTGGTCCAGGCTCTTACATACTTCCTTGATGTCACGACTCCACCATCACAAAGTCTGCTGCGCAAACTCTCTACAGTGGCTGGTCAAGAAGAGGATCGCAAACGGCTTGAGGCACTTGCATCG GATTTCCAGGAATATTCTACATGGAAAGATTTCTACAGGCCCACCTTCTTGGAGGTGCTTGAAGAATTTCCCTCTCTAAAAGTCCCTACCACCTTCCTTCTCAGCCAGATTCCTCTGCTGAAGCCCCGTCTGTACTCTGTCAGCTCCTCATTGGACCGTCATCCGAATGAGCTGCACCTCACGGTGTCTGTGGTGGAGTACCACACCCAGG GAGGAAAGGGCCCTATGCATTTTGGCACCTGCAGCACATGGCTTAACACCATCAAAAGAGGACACACAGTTCCCTGCTTCATCCACCG CTCGGGTGGGTTTCATCTCCCAGAAGACCCCAGAACTCCAGTTATTCTGATAGGGGCTGGCAGTGGTATTGCTCCTTTCCGCAGCTTCTGGCAACAGCGCATGCACGACACGAAAAAGACAG GTCTGCAAATGACTCCTATGACACTGCTGTTTGGGTGCCGTGATTCACAAACAGACCATCTGTATAAAGTAGAAACACTGAAGTTGAGACTTGATGGCATTCTGGACAACGTCAATACAGCTTATTCTCGCCAACCTGGTAAACAAAAG ATGTATGTACAGGATGTCTTGAGGGAGCAGCTATCTGAAAAGGCCTTGGAGGTTCTACACAAGAACGCAGGTCATCTGTATGTCTGCGGCGGCATGAACATGGCTCGTGATGTTGCTAGCACTTTGCAAGATATCCTGGTGAATAAAACAGGCATGACCATCACAGAAGCTGGAGAATATCTGGAGAGGTTGAAG GTGGAGAAGAGAtaccatgaagatatttttggaGCCTAA